The following proteins are co-located in the Magnetococcales bacterium genome:
- a CDS encoding trypsin-like peptidase domain-containing protein, with protein sequence MTPEQDPNCGRGFLKYLFMVGAAAILLLVGTFWWDRHTPGGFYSAKSGDAQTGQVGAPPAAGPVGPPVGPVGMPVAATGAAGSAWVAPDVALDGSVTLPGSTPSRFAAVSRALLPSVVNVSVTSTRLPEGDPAPATPAMPHAAAPSPLPNVPAAPNAPGAPTTPNQDPGLQYASPFSGVKTESIGSGVVVTEDGYILSNYHVVEKAKHVYVTLFNAQGGNQVLPAEMVTLDAKRDLALLKIDPETPLQPAAFGDSALLSVGDPVIAIGSPFGLDQTVSRGIISGKRKAVDIGGVLHRGLIQTDAAINRGNSGGPLVDGRGYVIGINTAIYTTTNAFAGVGFAVPSNTAREFLEETLRLPVVTPNLSRPDVLAGGAHIAARPPPPIQANATSPHGDRGPCVQCHEILSATPGALPVAARTAPRIQANAAMPHADWGPCTNCHEILPVNPGALPAAFNQGGASGAIGAWHRSRADALSAFNPRGMANVTPGMALAHAVPGGAGVMPPAGMPGAALGIPVAAVATAAPGTLQADFGLTLTVLDAQGARQRQLSVPKGMLVDAVQPGSVADQAGLRAGDVLLKVEGRWADNLDVVEQRLARAKPGDEVRLAVVRGTARQPVYLRIPSRTDKAVVSPGQPQAWNVAMTAPIGAQQWGPLPLPLQGEALAPSAGQGVVNKPVGVVAKPLPPAEFEWMGLEMVPPRPGAQGPRGGTVQEVTPGSPGARGGLRVGDVVLAINGSPTPDAAAMDQAIKATAGRQWTLLEVERGGVRMFAKLQ encoded by the coding sequence AGAACAGGATCCAAATTGCGGACGGGGTTTCCTGAAATACCTCTTCATGGTGGGGGCGGCGGCCATCCTGTTGTTGGTGGGCACGTTCTGGTGGGATCGGCACACCCCGGGAGGATTCTACTCGGCCAAGTCGGGCGATGCTCAAACCGGACAGGTGGGTGCGCCGCCTGCCGCCGGCCCGGTTGGCCCGCCGGTTGGCCCGGTTGGCATGCCGGTCGCAGCGACAGGGGCAGCGGGTTCTGCCTGGGTTGCTCCAGACGTGGCGCTTGATGGTTCGGTCACTCTACCCGGGTCGACCCCGTCGCGATTTGCTGCCGTCTCCCGTGCCCTGCTGCCCAGCGTGGTGAATGTCAGTGTCACCAGCACGCGCCTGCCGGAAGGGGATCCTGCTCCCGCCACGCCCGCGATGCCCCATGCTGCCGCGCCATCGCCGCTCCCCAACGTCCCCGCAGCACCGAACGCCCCCGGTGCCCCGACAACTCCCAACCAGGATCCCGGCTTGCAGTACGCCAGCCCGTTCAGTGGCGTCAAGACGGAGAGTATCGGTTCGGGTGTCGTGGTGACGGAAGACGGCTACATTCTCTCGAACTATCACGTTGTGGAAAAGGCCAAACACGTTTACGTGACCTTGTTCAATGCCCAGGGCGGCAATCAGGTGTTGCCGGCGGAAATGGTGACCCTGGATGCCAAACGCGATCTGGCCTTGCTCAAAATTGATCCCGAGACCCCGTTGCAGCCGGCTGCTTTTGGCGACAGCGCGTTGCTTAGTGTGGGGGATCCGGTGATCGCCATTGGCAGCCCGTTCGGGCTTGATCAGACTGTGAGCCGAGGAATCATCTCCGGGAAGCGCAAGGCCGTCGATATTGGGGGCGTCCTGCATCGAGGCTTGATCCAGACCGATGCGGCCATCAATCGGGGCAACTCGGGTGGTCCCCTGGTCGATGGACGCGGATATGTCATCGGCATCAACACCGCCATTTACACGACCACCAACGCCTTTGCGGGCGTTGGTTTTGCCGTGCCGTCGAATACGGCGCGGGAGTTTTTGGAAGAGACTCTGCGCTTGCCGGTGGTCACCCCCAATCTTTCCCGGCCTGATGTGCTGGCCGGGGGCGCCCACATTGCGGCGCGTCCCCCACCGCCCATCCAGGCCAATGCCACCTCGCCCCATGGTGATCGGGGTCCATGTGTCCAGTGCCACGAAATCCTGTCGGCAACGCCGGGCGCTCTCCCCGTGGCGGCGCGCACGGCGCCACGCATCCAGGCCAATGCCGCCATGCCCCACGCCGACTGGGGCCCCTGCACCAACTGTCACGAGATTCTGCCGGTCAATCCCGGTGCCTTGCCAGCGGCTTTCAACCAGGGTGGCGCCTCAGGGGCGATCGGTGCCTGGCACCGCAGCCGTGCGGATGCCCTCTCCGCTTTCAACCCCAGAGGGATGGCAAACGTGACCCCTGGCATGGCTCTGGCTCATGCCGTGCCCGGTGGTGCGGGTGTGATGCCACCTGCCGGTATGCCCGGAGCGGCCTTGGGTATACCCGTTGCTGCGGTTGCGACCGCAGCTCCCGGAACTCTCCAGGCCGATTTTGGCTTGACCCTGACCGTGCTGGATGCGCAAGGCGCTCGCCAAAGGCAGCTCTCTGTTCCCAAGGGGATGTTGGTGGATGCCGTCCAGCCTGGATCCGTTGCCGACCAGGCGGGTCTGCGCGCCGGGGATGTGCTCCTCAAAGTGGAGGGACGCTGGGCTGACAATCTGGACGTTGTGGAACAAAGATTGGCCCGTGCCAAGCCAGGAGATGAGGTACGTCTTGCGGTCGTTCGTGGTACGGCGCGGCAACCGGTCTATTTGCGGATCCCTTCCCGCACCGACAAGGCGGTTGTCTCTCCAGGCCAGCCCCAGGCTTGGAATGTGGCCATGACGGCTCCGATCGGGGCGCAACAGTGGGGGCCTCTTCCTCTTCCTCTCCAGGGTGAGGCGCTGGCGCCATCAGCCGGGCAGGGGGTAGTCAACAAGCCGGTTGGTGTGGTTGCCAAGCCGTTGCCTCCTGCCGAGTTTGAGTGGATGGGTTTGGAGATGGTTCCCCCACGGCCAGGGGCCCAAGGCCCTAGAGGTGGGACGGTCCAGGAGGTGACGCCTGGTTCTCCCGGGGCGCGCGGTGGCTTGCGAGTCGGAGATGTGGTTTTGGCAATCAACGGTTCCCCCACGCCGGACGCGGCAGCCATGGATCAGGCCATCAAGGCGACCGCCGGACGGCAGTGGACATTGCTGGAGGTCGAACGCGGTGGGGTCCGGATGTTTGCCAAACTTCAATGA
- a CDS encoding rod shape-determining protein translates to MQAQKNSDKQLFVGIDLGTSRTSIMSRRGVKTMVRSVVGYPKDIIGVKILNSTVVIGQEALDNHPYLSLHFPLADGVLKETSEKDEQAARELLRHVISCAEPQADEQVFGVLGVPARASLFNKSQLLKITEETMAMAMVVSEPFMVAYGLDKLNNSLVIDIGAGTTDICAMKGTVPSHNDQVTLLKGGNYVDEVFSHAVAESYPDVQMTRFLAQKIKDKYGFVGEPTQEVVVSLRSNGKPLLHDVTRELRFACETIIPDILESLETLVAGFDPEDQAEALNNIILAGGGCNMVGLDVALAEGLKDYGKVHVTRVADPDFAGAAGALKLATELPTEYWNQVGDVIGG, encoded by the coding sequence ATGCAAGCCCAGAAGAACAGTGATAAACAGCTTTTTGTCGGTATTGATCTGGGGACATCCAGGACATCCATCATGTCCCGCCGTGGGGTCAAGACCATGGTGCGCTCCGTTGTGGGTTACCCCAAGGATATCATCGGGGTCAAAATTTTGAACAGCACGGTCGTGATCGGCCAGGAGGCGCTGGACAACCACCCCTACCTCAGCCTGCACTTTCCTTTGGCCGACGGGGTGCTGAAAGAAACCTCCGAAAAGGACGAGCAGGCCGCCCGCGAACTGCTGCGCCACGTCATCAGCTGCGCCGAACCTCAGGCCGATGAACAGGTCTTCGGCGTCCTCGGCGTTCCGGCCCGGGCCTCGTTGTTCAACAAAAGCCAGCTTTTGAAGATCACCGAAGAGACCATGGCCATGGCCATGGTGGTCTCCGAACCCTTCATGGTCGCCTACGGCCTGGACAAGCTCAACAACTCCCTGGTCATCGACATCGGCGCCGGGACCACGGACATTTGCGCCATGAAGGGAACCGTCCCCAGCCACAACGATCAGGTGACCCTGCTCAAGGGTGGCAACTATGTGGACGAGGTCTTCTCCCACGCCGTTGCCGAATCCTATCCGGATGTCCAGATGACCCGTTTTCTGGCGCAAAAGATCAAAGACAAATACGGCTTTGTCGGCGAACCAACCCAGGAGGTGGTAGTCTCCCTGCGCAGCAACGGCAAGCCTTTGCTGCACGATGTCACCCGGGAGTTGCGTTTTGCCTGCGAAACGATCATCCCCGACATTCTGGAGAGTCTGGAGACCCTGGTGGCCGGCTTCGATCCCGAAGACCAGGCCGAGGCGTTGAACAACATCATCCTGGCCGGGGGCGGCTGCAACATGGTTGGCCTGGATGTCGCCCTGGCGGAAGGGCTGAAGGATTATGGCAAGGTGCATGTCACCCGGGTGGCGGATCCCGATTTCGCCGGGGCCGCTGGCGCTTTGAAGTTGGCCACCGAGTTGCCGACCGAATATTGGAACCAGGTGGGTGACGTGATCGGCGGCTGA
- a CDS encoding LapA family protein, which translates to MFRMLLTLLVTLFLLIFSSQNMHEVTLRFVVGEPVEMPLIIAVAGAFILGFGVAVFAFLVRSGNGRKDGGGTF; encoded by the coding sequence GTGTTCAGGATGCTCCTGACTCTGCTCGTGACCTTGTTTCTGCTGATCTTTTCATCGCAAAACATGCATGAGGTCACCCTCCGGTTTGTCGTCGGCGAACCGGTTGAGATGCCCCTGATCATCGCCGTGGCCGGGGCGTTTATCCTCGGGTTTGGCGTGGCGGTCTTTGCCTTCCTGGTCCGCTCGGGAAACGGCAGAAAGGACGGTGGTGGGACTTTTTAG
- the mamM gene encoding magnetosome biogenesis CDF transporter MamM, giving the protein MRYSKCVVCNEMVGWAGLLVNLVLSILKLFIGVLSGSHALVTGSLYSAKDVITSILIIVGLKISKKPLDEKHPFGHGKIEFLFSLAVSIVMILTTLWLLFNVTTVLLEASHRPPHLIALWVAVLSVLVNFFFLHYTRCVAFEVNSPIVRTLSRHHHSDIVSSGAVALGIIGSHYLGLPWLDSVVAVGESLDLLKLGGEVFMDAYHGLMDTAGPKALEDDIRRRTNSIKGVVLVQSLRTRRVGQELYVSIVIGVDPEMEIGQAKRVAKRVEEEITETIPHLGDINVHFVSPPGSVPEFKEIKKEMDHLETLAKSGAVYGPREAG; this is encoded by the coding sequence ATGCGCTATTCAAAATGCGTCGTCTGTAATGAAATGGTGGGCTGGGCCGGGTTGCTGGTCAATCTGGTCCTGTCGATCCTGAAGCTGTTCATCGGCGTCCTTTCCGGGTCGCACGCCCTGGTGACCGGATCGCTCTACTCCGCCAAGGATGTCATCACCTCGATCCTGATCATCGTTGGCCTGAAAATTTCCAAAAAACCCCTTGACGAAAAGCACCCGTTTGGCCACGGCAAGATTGAGTTTTTATTCTCCCTGGCCGTCAGCATCGTGATGATTCTGACCACGTTGTGGTTGTTGTTCAACGTTACCACCGTTCTGTTGGAAGCCTCACATCGCCCGCCGCACCTGATCGCCTTGTGGGTGGCGGTCCTCTCGGTCCTGGTCAACTTTTTCTTCCTGCACTACACCCGTTGTGTGGCCTTCGAGGTCAACAGCCCGATCGTGCGCACCCTGAGTCGCCACCATCATTCGGATATCGTCTCCTCCGGAGCGGTGGCCCTGGGGATTATCGGTTCCCACTACCTCGGACTGCCATGGCTGGACAGCGTGGTGGCCGTGGGGGAGTCGCTGGATCTCCTGAAGTTGGGTGGGGAGGTGTTCATGGATGCCTACCATGGCCTGATGGACACCGCCGGGCCCAAAGCGCTGGAAGATGACATCCGGCGCCGGACCAACAGCATCAAAGGGGTGGTTTTGGTGCAATCCCTGCGCACCCGGCGCGTCGGACAGGAGTTGTATGTGTCGATCGTCATCGGGGTAGATCCCGAAATGGAGATCGGCCAGGCCAAACGGGTCGCCAAACGGGTGGAAGAGGAGATCACCGAAACCATTCCCCACCTGGGGGATATCAACGTCCATTTTGTCTCTCCCCCCGGCTCCGTGCCTGAATTCAAGGAGATTAAAAAAGAGATGGATCACCTGGAAACCCTGGCCAAAAGTGGTGCAGTCTATGGTCCACGAGAAGCTGGATAA